A genomic window from Pirellulaceae bacterium includes:
- a CDS encoding glycosyltransferase produces MIESPGVSVMIPVFNGSRFLGQTIDSVLAQKWQALEILVVDDGSSDDSAEIAEGYGSSVRCIRRSHAGIGAARNVAIAESTHSYLLPLDSDDLLTADSIQIRMQQIQQYANCELLVGCFTSFGDFDSPSNSPGQYVVPQGPQRGHVAGTSLIQRSLFDKIGRFDESLTSGCDLEWFMRCKEQGIAIQFIDNILMRRRIHGRNHSLQPDPDSVSNRLKFLKRSLERKKKTDGVSE; encoded by the coding sequence ATGATTGAGTCGCCAGGTGTAAGCGTGATGATTCCCGTATTCAACGGTTCCCGATTCCTTGGACAAACGATCGACAGTGTATTGGCGCAAAAATGGCAAGCACTGGAGATCCTTGTTGTCGATGATGGTTCAAGCGACGACTCGGCAGAGATTGCGGAAGGTTATGGTTCATCCGTACGTTGTATTCGCAGATCCCATGCAGGCATCGGAGCTGCTCGGAACGTTGCGATTGCCGAATCCACGCATTCCTACCTACTGCCGCTCGATTCGGATGATCTGTTGACGGCAGATTCCATACAGATCCGCATGCAACAGATCCAACAATACGCCAACTGTGAATTGCTGGTCGGTTGCTTCACAAGCTTTGGCGATTTCGATTCCCCCAGCAATTCACCGGGACAATACGTTGTTCCTCAGGGCCCGCAAAGAGGCCATGTGGCTGGTACGTCTCTGATTCAAAGATCGTTATTCGACAAGATCGGACGATTTGATGAATCGCTCACAAGCGGTTGTGATCTCGAATGGTTCATGCGATGCAAGGAACAAGGAATTGCGATTCAGTTTATCGACAATATCCTGATGCGGCGGCGAATACACGGTCGCAATCACAGCTTGCAACCAGATCCCGACTCGGTGTCGAATCGACTGAAGTTCCTCAAGCGATCCTTGGAGCGAAAAAAGAAAACGGATGGAGTATCCGAGTGA